The following coding sequences are from one Lolium rigidum isolate FL_2022 chromosome 6, APGP_CSIRO_Lrig_0.1, whole genome shotgun sequence window:
- the LOC124666022 gene encoding uncharacterized protein LOC124666022 isoform X2, whose product MHDDRFHDKENHSRPRQREFFGGQKLRHPKDDSVWVHDLFDEINIHDVQHDNIRRPTIPFGPWAGDRTHVVNHGYLEGTKSPSYYHGNRADYKYIPKGSLTRYESSNNYNRFPNEAHTSYDNSKNYRSVPRKFHSYYDEKNFDNARREPRTYHVNAIGYAPNVYRGKPSRPYQPHWKSTFGISSVQRNRTYSRSQNEEACSSAGEGKCYYRTSDLQNEQDIPLKEELPLIQRRKAPPAIFSKLFTTSVHMAHSSLKTQYRPVLGVKPFVPSGGHENAVDSVSTVSIKAMPSLGSHSSLSTSNNYSQYSKSRDQGGGLNNVYQQRSVQQLQPRQRASTQIFHQNIVSTNNIQSHPQATSTSSTEDAETSPPPGSKNSEAPAVVTGQTDKEEPVSASFSHDGGQALGDQGFPGTPAALPAMQFSGQHPNRPDIPSIGMALPGRLSHQLGGNSEMNHMTWLPTLSGAAGSFGETYHPCYLGSYYPQPSQLSFSSVSSRNHSVTDVPVSLNSHEIPEVVDQELQQRKNKPRRYSEMSFAS is encoded by the exons ATGCACGATGATCGCTTCCACGACAAGGAAAACCACAGCCGACCACGCCAGAG GGAGTTTTTCGGTGGCCAAAAGTTAAGGCATCCGAAAGATGACAGTGTGTGGGTGCATGATCTGTTTGATGAGATAAATATCCATGATGTTCAGCATGACAAT ATAAGGAGGCCAACAATTCCTTTTGGACCATGGGCTGGTGATAGAACTCATGTTGTTAACCATGGTTATCTTGAAGGAACCAAATCACCATCATACTATCATGGTAACAGGGCAGACTACAAGTATATCCCAAAGGGCTCCCTTACTCGCTATGAAAGCagcaacaactataacagatttccAAATGAAGCCCACACTTCCTATGACAATTCCAAGAACTACAGAAGTGTTCCAAGAAAATTCCACTCCTACTATGacgagaagaactttgataatgcCCGAAGAGAACCTCGTACCTATCATGTGAATGCTATAGGTTATGCACCAAATGTTTACAGAGGGAAACCATCTAGGCCCTACCAACCTCACTGGAAGAGTACTTTTGGAATCTCTTCGGTGCAAAGAAATAG GACATATTCCAGATCACAGAATGAAGAGGCTTGTTCCAGTGCAGGTGAGGGAAAGTGCTATTATCGGACTTCAGATTTACAGAATGAGCAAGATATTCCTTTGAAGGAAGAACTCCCCTTAATTCAAAGAAGAAAAGCGCCACCTGCAATTTTTAGTAAACTCTTCACAACCTCCGTTCATATGGCACATAGTTCTCTGAAAACACAATATCGTCCTGTTTTGGGGGTGAAGCCTTTTGTTCCATCTGGTGGGCATGAAAATGCTGTTGATTCTGTTAGTACAGTTTCCATAAAAGCCATGCCCAGCCTTGGTTCTCATTCATCTCTATCAACATCAAACAACTACAGCCAATATTCAAAATCCAGGGACCAAGGAGGTGGTTTGAACAATG TCTATCAGCAAAGGTCAGTTCAGCAACTCCAACCGAGACAAAGGGCATCTACTCAGATATTTCATCAAAACATTGTCAGCACAAACAACATTCAGTCTCATCCACAAGCTACATCGACAAGTTCAACTGAAGATGCAGAGACCAGTCCGCCTCCTGGATCAAAGAATTCTGAAGCACCTGCTGTGGTAACAGGGCAAACTGATAAGGAGGAACCAGTGAGTGCTTCTTTTTCGCATGACGGTGGTCAAGCTCTTGGTGATCAAGGGTTCCCTGGTACTCCAGCAGCATTGCCAG CTATGCAGTTCAGCGGCCAGCATCCTAACAGACCTGATATTCCTTCAATTGGTATGGCTTTACCAGGACGTTTGTCGCACCAACTTGGTGGCAATTCTGAGATGAATCACATGACTTG GCTGCCAACATTGTCTGGTGCTGCTGGGTCTTTTGGGGAAACATATCATCCTTGTTATCTTGGCAGTTATTATCCTCAACCTTCTCAACTTTCATTTTCATCAGTATCCTCAAG AAACCATAGTGTGACTGATGTTCCTGTTTCATTGAACTCCCATGAGATACCAG AGGTTGTAGATCAAGAACTTCAGCAACGCAAGAACAAACCTCGCAG ATACTCCGAGATGAGCTTTGCATCATGA
- the LOC124666022 gene encoding uncharacterized protein LOC124666022 isoform X1, with amino-acid sequence MHDDRFHDKENHSRPRQREFFGGQKLRHPKDDSVWVHDLFDEINIHDVQHDNIRRPTIPFGPWAGDRTHVVNHGYLEGTKSPSYYHGNRADYKYIPKGSLTRYESSNNYNRFPNEAHTSYDNSKNYRSVPRKFHSYYDEKNFDNARREPRTYHVNAIGYAPNVYRGKPSRPYQPHWKSTFGISSVQRNRTYSRSQNEEACSSAGEGKCYYRTSDLQNEQDIPLKEELPLIQRRKAPPAIFSKLFTTSVHMAHSSLKTQYRPVLGVKPFVPSGGHENAVDSVSTVSIKAMPSLGSHSSLSTSNNYSQYSKSRDQGGGLNNGESAKNIFSSTSQATGYDTEFSDAVYQQRSVQQLQPRQRASTQIFHQNIVSTNNIQSHPQATSTSSTEDAETSPPPGSKNSEAPAVVTGQTDKEEPVSASFSHDGGQALGDQGFPGTPAALPAMQFSGQHPNRPDIPSIGMALPGRLSHQLGGNSEMNHMTWLPTLSGAAGSFGETYHPCYLGSYYPQPSQLSFSSVSSRNHSVTDVPVSLNSHEIPEVVDQELQQRKNKPRRYSEMSFAS; translated from the exons ATGCACGATGATCGCTTCCACGACAAGGAAAACCACAGCCGACCACGCCAGAG GGAGTTTTTCGGTGGCCAAAAGTTAAGGCATCCGAAAGATGACAGTGTGTGGGTGCATGATCTGTTTGATGAGATAAATATCCATGATGTTCAGCATGACAAT ATAAGGAGGCCAACAATTCCTTTTGGACCATGGGCTGGTGATAGAACTCATGTTGTTAACCATGGTTATCTTGAAGGAACCAAATCACCATCATACTATCATGGTAACAGGGCAGACTACAAGTATATCCCAAAGGGCTCCCTTACTCGCTATGAAAGCagcaacaactataacagatttccAAATGAAGCCCACACTTCCTATGACAATTCCAAGAACTACAGAAGTGTTCCAAGAAAATTCCACTCCTACTATGacgagaagaactttgataatgcCCGAAGAGAACCTCGTACCTATCATGTGAATGCTATAGGTTATGCACCAAATGTTTACAGAGGGAAACCATCTAGGCCCTACCAACCTCACTGGAAGAGTACTTTTGGAATCTCTTCGGTGCAAAGAAATAG GACATATTCCAGATCACAGAATGAAGAGGCTTGTTCCAGTGCAGGTGAGGGAAAGTGCTATTATCGGACTTCAGATTTACAGAATGAGCAAGATATTCCTTTGAAGGAAGAACTCCCCTTAATTCAAAGAAGAAAAGCGCCACCTGCAATTTTTAGTAAACTCTTCACAACCTCCGTTCATATGGCACATAGTTCTCTGAAAACACAATATCGTCCTGTTTTGGGGGTGAAGCCTTTTGTTCCATCTGGTGGGCATGAAAATGCTGTTGATTCTGTTAGTACAGTTTCCATAAAAGCCATGCCCAGCCTTGGTTCTCATTCATCTCTATCAACATCAAACAACTACAGCCAATATTCAAAATCCAGGGACCAAGGAGGTGGTTTGAACAATGGTGAGTCTGCAAAGAACATATTTTCTTCAACTAGTCAAGCAACTGGATATGATACTGAATTCAGTGATGCAGTCTATCAGCAAAGGTCAGTTCAGCAACTCCAACCGAGACAAAGGGCATCTACTCAGATATTTCATCAAAACATTGTCAGCACAAACAACATTCAGTCTCATCCACAAGCTACATCGACAAGTTCAACTGAAGATGCAGAGACCAGTCCGCCTCCTGGATCAAAGAATTCTGAAGCACCTGCTGTGGTAACAGGGCAAACTGATAAGGAGGAACCAGTGAGTGCTTCTTTTTCGCATGACGGTGGTCAAGCTCTTGGTGATCAAGGGTTCCCTGGTACTCCAGCAGCATTGCCAG CTATGCAGTTCAGCGGCCAGCATCCTAACAGACCTGATATTCCTTCAATTGGTATGGCTTTACCAGGACGTTTGTCGCACCAACTTGGTGGCAATTCTGAGATGAATCACATGACTTG GCTGCCAACATTGTCTGGTGCTGCTGGGTCTTTTGGGGAAACATATCATCCTTGTTATCTTGGCAGTTATTATCCTCAACCTTCTCAACTTTCATTTTCATCAGTATCCTCAAG AAACCATAGTGTGACTGATGTTCCTGTTTCATTGAACTCCCATGAGATACCAG AGGTTGTAGATCAAGAACTTCAGCAACGCAAGAACAAACCTCGCAG ATACTCCGAGATGAGCTTTGCATCATGA